In Moorella sp. Hama-1, a single genomic region encodes these proteins:
- a CDS encoding ABC transporter permease, translated as MGVKIQDTLNYLLVAFLAIIVALGLSSFILIWQGSNPWEAYAALFGGAFIGLGNLGASLVLALPLMLAGLGIALAFRAGIFNIGAEGQLYLGAMAATIVGSRYPDLPFVIHLPLALAASCAAGGLWALIPGFLKVRRGFNEVITTILLNYIGVYFVDYSVNSFLKDPATFAPQSPPITPTAQLPKLLAGTELNAGLFLGLLAAVILFIVLYKTDWGFGVRAVGSNPEAARTAGMNAGRTLIVTMVVSGALAGLAGAVQILGYQNILLQDFSPNTGYDAIAVALLGNLNPLGTVAAAIFFGALRNGANTMQILMGIPVTIVYIIQAIIIVCVLAFSKLKIRLINFKLREGVQ; from the coding sequence TTGGGAGTTAAAATCCAAGACACCCTGAATTACCTCCTAGTTGCATTCCTGGCCATAATTGTCGCCCTGGGTTTAAGCTCCTTTATTTTAATCTGGCAGGGCAGCAATCCGTGGGAAGCTTATGCAGCCTTGTTTGGGGGCGCCTTTATCGGTCTGGGTAACCTGGGTGCGAGTTTGGTCCTGGCCTTGCCTTTGATGCTGGCAGGTCTTGGTATTGCCCTGGCCTTCCGGGCAGGTATCTTTAACATCGGCGCCGAAGGGCAGCTCTACCTTGGCGCCATGGCAGCAACCATTGTAGGTTCGCGTTACCCGGATTTACCGTTTGTGATCCACCTTCCACTGGCGCTGGCGGCAAGTTGTGCCGCCGGCGGCCTGTGGGCGCTTATCCCGGGCTTTTTGAAAGTCCGGCGGGGATTTAACGAGGTTATTACCACGATTTTGTTGAACTATATCGGTGTGTACTTTGTCGATTACTCTGTGAATAGTTTTTTAAAGGACCCAGCTACCTTTGCCCCCCAATCACCACCGATCACTCCTACCGCGCAGTTACCTAAACTTTTAGCCGGTACCGAACTCAACGCCGGCCTGTTCCTGGGTTTGCTGGCAGCAGTAATCCTTTTCATCGTTCTCTACAAAACCGATTGGGGCTTCGGGGTGCGAGCCGTAGGTTCGAACCCCGAAGCCGCTCGGACGGCTGGAATGAACGCCGGTAGAACGCTGATAGTGACCATGGTTGTCAGCGGTGCCCTGGCCGGATTAGCCGGAGCCGTCCAGATTCTAGGTTACCAGAACATTTTGCTCCAGGACTTTTCGCCTAATACCGGCTATGATGCCATTGCGGTGGCCCTTTTAGGCAATCTTAACCCCCTGGGCACAGTAGCGGCAGCCATCTTTTTCGGGGCCCTGCGCAATGGTGCCAATACCATGCAAATCCTGATGGGTATTCCAGTAACTATTGTCTACATCATCCAAGCAATCATTATCGTCTGCGTTCTCGCCTTTAGTAAACTGAAAATCAGGCTGATCAACTTTAAGCTGCGGGAGGGGGTCCAATAA
- a CDS encoding amidohydrolase family protein, which yields MQKVDLLIAGGTLVTMDAAGTIIPDGALAIAGGQIAALGPEAEVRAICEAREVINAREQYILPGLINSHTHLFQTLLKGLGADTPLQTWIAQLINPVIPLLKAEDCYYAAQLGILEAIRSGTTTLLDFMYLTYRPEFSEAVIAAAKDAGVRFLYGRGIHDTGLGRDVPPLLVEDVDHVLEEVDYLRGRYEDKSDGMLAIWLAPSIMWGMSYDGLRSLAAYALENRVPVTMHLMETDYDIEICLADYGQRPLEVLAATGMLANRFLLVHGVRANDRDLQIMADYRVAWSHCMAANLYLGSGIAPVTQAAPAVAVALATDGAASNNSQNMIELLKLTALAHKGFRRDPAIIDARRVAAMATCEGARAVGLDKEIGVLAPGYRADLIIIDPYSPTTTPVHDPLATLVYSCDQENIATVVINGRVVMQDRQVITIDEEKVLRKAAAIARRLQGELSCQ from the coding sequence TTGCAAAAAGTAGATCTGCTTATTGCCGGCGGCACCCTGGTAACCATGGATGCTGCCGGGACAATAATTCCTGATGGAGCCCTAGCCATTGCCGGCGGCCAGATTGCGGCCCTGGGGCCGGAGGCTGAGGTAAGGGCCATCTGTGAAGCCAGGGAAGTAATTAACGCACGGGAACAGTATATCTTACCCGGCCTGATAAACAGTCATACCCACCTTTTTCAGACTCTGCTTAAAGGGTTGGGGGCCGACACCCCCCTACAGACCTGGATTGCCCAACTCATAAACCCGGTGATACCTTTACTCAAGGCCGAGGACTGTTACTATGCCGCCCAACTGGGTATCCTGGAAGCTATCCGCAGCGGCACGACGACCTTGCTGGATTTCATGTACCTGACCTACCGGCCCGAGTTTTCAGAGGCGGTGATTGCGGCCGCTAAAGACGCCGGCGTCCGTTTCCTTTACGGGCGGGGTATCCACGATACTGGCCTGGGCCGGGATGTTCCGCCCCTACTGGTTGAAGATGTAGACCATGTGCTTGAGGAAGTTGATTACCTGCGCGGGCGTTATGAAGATAAAAGTGACGGTATGCTCGCCATCTGGCTGGCCCCCTCGATAATGTGGGGCATGAGTTATGACGGCCTCCGTTCCCTGGCCGCTTATGCCCTGGAGAATAGGGTTCCTGTGACTATGCATCTCATGGAGACCGACTATGATATTGAGATTTGCCTGGCTGATTACGGCCAGCGCCCCCTGGAGGTCCTGGCCGCAACCGGCATGCTGGCTAATAGATTCCTGTTGGTACATGGGGTCCGGGCTAATGATAGGGATTTGCAGATTATGGCGGACTATCGGGTGGCCTGGTCCCATTGCATGGCCGCCAACCTCTACCTGGGGTCCGGTATCGCCCCCGTTACCCAGGCTGCGCCGGCTGTTGCCGTTGCCTTGGCTACCGACGGTGCGGCCAGCAACAACAGCCAGAATATGATCGAGCTTTTAAAGCTTACCGCCCTGGCCCATAAGGGCTTCCGGCGCGATCCGGCGATTATCGACGCCCGGCGGGTTGCCGCCATGGCTACTTGTGAAGGTGCCCGGGCTGTCGGCCTGGATAAAGAAATAGGGGTTCTGGCGCCTGGCTACCGGGCCGATTTAATTATTATTGACCCTTACTCCCCCACTACCACCCCGGTCCACGACCCCCTGGCAACTCTGGTCTACTCTTGCGACCAGGAAAACATCGCGACGGTGGTAATCAATGGGCGGGTGGTCATGCAGGACCGGCAGGTGATTACTATAGATGAAGAAAAGGTGCTCAGGAAGGCTGCCGCTATTGCCCGGCGTTTGCAGGGAGAGTTGTCTTGCCAGTAA
- a CDS encoding ABC transporter ATP-binding protein produces the protein MKPLLSLRGITKEFPGVLANDQVDLDVYPGEVHALLGENGAGKSTLMNILYGLYGADAGQIFLAGREVTIASPREAIELGIGMVHQHFMLIPALTVSENIILGMGGKVHLNMREAAQKIRAAGEQYGLKVNPEARVATLSVGQQQRVEILKALYRGAKILILDEPTAVLTPQETEELFAILRQLTTSGVTVIFISHKLNEVMAISQRVSVLRRGRKIKTVFTSETSPEELASLMVGREVNLQLDKHPASPGEPVLEIKDLYVPGEQNLPAVQGISLTVRAGEIFGLAGVDGNGQSELIRAITGLQRVLKGHIRICGQEATNLPPRQLLDLGMAHIPEDRQKQGLILDMKIEENLILEYFSQAPFSRHHFLQAGSIQNLAQKLIQDFDIRTPSCEIPAGNLSGGNQQKIILARSLYRQPRLLIAVHPTRGLDIGAADFIHRTLIAERERGCAILLVSTELDEILRVSDRIGIIYEGRLMGVMDATGADITTIGLLMAGREQENEVAM, from the coding sequence ATGAAACCACTTCTGAGCCTGCGCGGCATTACTAAGGAATTTCCCGGTGTCCTGGCTAACGATCAGGTTGACCTGGATGTTTACCCGGGGGAAGTCCATGCCCTGCTGGGGGAAAATGGCGCCGGTAAAAGCACCTTAATGAATATCCTTTACGGCCTCTACGGCGCCGATGCCGGGCAAATATTTTTGGCGGGCCGGGAAGTTACGATTGCCTCCCCCCGGGAAGCCATCGAACTGGGGATTGGCATGGTCCACCAGCATTTCATGCTGATCCCGGCCCTGACCGTATCCGAAAATATTATCCTGGGTATGGGCGGGAAGGTTCATCTTAACATGCGGGAGGCGGCGCAAAAAATCAGGGCGGCCGGGGAACAATACGGTTTAAAGGTCAACCCTGAAGCCAGGGTAGCCACCCTATCGGTCGGCCAGCAGCAAAGGGTCGAGATTTTAAAGGCCCTCTACCGGGGGGCGAAAATCCTGATCCTTGACGAACCGACGGCCGTCCTCACCCCCCAGGAAACCGAAGAGCTGTTTGCGATTTTGCGCCAGCTTACTACCAGCGGCGTAACGGTAATCTTTATCAGCCATAAACTCAACGAAGTCATGGCCATTAGCCAGCGGGTTTCCGTATTGCGCCGCGGCCGGAAGATTAAAACAGTTTTTACCAGCGAGACCTCCCCTGAGGAATTGGCCAGCCTGATGGTCGGCCGGGAAGTAAACCTGCAGTTAGATAAACACCCTGCCTCCCCCGGTGAGCCGGTACTAGAAATAAAAGACCTTTATGTACCGGGTGAACAGAACTTGCCGGCGGTCCAGGGCATATCGTTGACCGTCCGGGCCGGCGAAATCTTTGGCCTGGCCGGCGTCGATGGTAACGGTCAATCGGAATTAATCCGGGCCATTACGGGGTTACAGCGGGTTCTTAAAGGCCACATCCGTATCTGCGGGCAGGAAGCAACTAATTTGCCGCCCCGGCAGCTGCTGGACCTGGGCATGGCCCATATTCCGGAAGATCGGCAGAAACAGGGCCTGATTCTGGATATGAAGATTGAGGAAAACCTGATCCTGGAGTACTTTAGCCAGGCCCCCTTTAGCAGGCATCATTTCCTGCAGGCAGGATCCATCCAAAATCTGGCGCAAAAACTCATTCAAGACTTCGATATCCGGACGCCTTCCTGCGAAATACCGGCCGGTAATCTCTCCGGCGGTAACCAGCAAAAAATAATCCTGGCGCGCTCCCTTTACCGCCAGCCCAGATTATTGATTGCCGTTCACCCCACCCGGGGCCTGGATATCGGCGCTGCCGACTTTATTCACCGTACCTTGATTGCCGAACGAGAACGCGGTTGCGCCATTTTACTCGTTTCCACCGAACTGGATGAAATACTCCGGGTGAGCGACCGGATCGGCATTATTTATGAAGGCCGGTTAATGGGGGTAATGGACGCCACCGGCGCTGATATTACGACTATCGGACTTTTAATGGCGGGAAGGGAGCAAGAAAACGAGGTGGCAATGTAA
- a CDS encoding zinc-dependent alcohol dehydrogenase: MQALVKYAPGAGNMEIRQIPEPVPGPGQVLLKVAYAGICGSDMHIYSGAIEFKKYPLVPGHEISGTIAGTGPGVKDWRVGERVTTEHTFSTCGQCLYCRRGEYQECASRQSLGFDINGGFAEYVIAASDMLHRLPENLPLEAAALSEPLASAVHAVSKARISWGDNVLVIGPGTIGQLAAQVAKAEGGRVFVIGTEADAERLQVAKSLGADYTFALGEKAEEGVKDTLLDLTAGYGPDIVLECSGSRSGAALGLEIIRRQGTYIQVGLFGHPVELDYEQISYKELIVKGVFCHNWPDWEKALSLMAAGRIGYRQLITTSLPLAEWQEGFQMMAERKGLKILLAPGEGEHSL, from the coding sequence ATGCAGGCCCTGGTAAAATACGCACCTGGTGCAGGCAACATGGAAATACGACAAATACCCGAGCCAGTGCCTGGCCCCGGGCAAGTATTGTTGAAAGTAGCTTATGCCGGTATCTGCGGCTCCGATATGCATATCTATTCGGGCGCCATTGAATTTAAAAAATATCCCTTAGTTCCCGGACATGAAATAAGCGGGACGATCGCCGGCACTGGGCCCGGGGTTAAAGACTGGCGCGTGGGGGAGCGCGTAACTACTGAACATACTTTTTCCACCTGCGGCCAGTGCCTTTACTGCCGCCGGGGCGAATACCAGGAGTGCGCATCCAGGCAATCCCTGGGCTTTGATATCAACGGTGGTTTTGCTGAATATGTAATTGCCGCCAGCGATATGCTGCACCGCCTCCCGGAAAACCTGCCTTTAGAGGCGGCCGCTTTAAGCGAGCCCCTGGCTTCAGCCGTTCACGCCGTGAGCAAGGCAAGGATTAGCTGGGGCGATAACGTCCTGGTAATCGGCCCGGGGACCATTGGCCAGCTGGCGGCCCAAGTGGCCAAAGCCGAAGGGGGCCGCGTGTTCGTGATAGGTACAGAGGCGGATGCCGAGCGCCTACAGGTAGCCAAATCTTTGGGCGCAGACTACACCTTTGCCCTTGGCGAGAAAGCTGAAGAGGGCGTGAAGGATACTTTGCTTGATTTGACCGCCGGTTACGGTCCGGACATTGTACTTGAATGTTCTGGTTCCCGCAGTGGAGCAGCCCTGGGTCTCGAAATTATTCGCCGCCAGGGGACCTATATCCAGGTGGGGCTTTTTGGCCATCCTGTAGAACTGGATTACGAGCAAATTTCCTATAAAGAGTTAATTGTAAAGGGAGTATTTTGCCATAACTGGCCGGATTGGGAAAAAGCCCTGTCTTTAATGGCTGCCGGCAGGATCGGCTACCGGCAACTGATTACCACCAGCTTGCCCCTGGCAGAATGGCAGGAAGGTTTCCAAATGATGGCCGAGCGCAAGGGCTTAAAAATTTTGCTGGCCCCTGGAGAGGGGGAACATAGTCTGTGA
- the folB gene encoding dihydroneopterin aldolase: MEKEDLLLIKGMQFWAKHGYFSEENKLGQRFVVDVEVATDMSHTCITDDLTGALSYMDVYALTSKVVTQEEHRTVQRIAQRIADEIIAAHPIKQVRVTVKKPSVAIGGIVEYSGCSIVREPQNP; encoded by the coding sequence TTGGAAAAAGAGGATCTTTTGTTAATAAAAGGAATGCAATTTTGGGCTAAACATGGGTACTTTTCCGAGGAAAACAAGCTAGGCCAACGATTTGTGGTAGATGTGGAAGTAGCCACTGACATGAGCCATACCTGTATCACTGATGATCTTACAGGTGCTTTGAGTTATATGGATGTCTATGCCCTTACCTCTAAGGTAGTAACGCAAGAAGAACACCGGACCGTCCAGAGGATTGCCCAACGTATCGCCGATGAGATCATAGCTGCTCACCCGATAAAACAGGTCCGGGTGACGGTGAAAAAACCTTCAGTGGCTATCGGTGGTATTGTGGAGTATAGCGGTTGCTCCATAGTCCGGGAACCGCAAAACCCATAA
- a CDS encoding BMP family protein, with protein MALVVVALLTLTLALVAGCGSKPATDAGKQGNSPATGNSSSGSGDFKVALVCPGAVNDGGWNASALAGLNDIQSKLGAKVAYTEKVAPANYAQVIRTYARQGYNLIFGHGYEFNEAMKTVAPEFPNTKFVVINGNVTGPNLASTNFKFGELGYFTGMAAGMVTKSNKVGVVAPEASPTVTADIDTFKEGVAKVNPKATVSVSYTGSWEDIPKAKEAAKALLSQGDDVLLVMGNSFSIGVFQACKDANAKAIGWVSDQNSMAPDTIITSGLQSVETLYVDMAQMVKDGKFEGKNNIFGMKESAQSLAPFKNVPQDVVDKVQGAVKDYLAGKLSIKTMY; from the coding sequence TTGGCTTTAGTAGTTGTTGCTCTCCTGACCCTGACCCTGGCCCTGGTGGCCGGTTGTGGAAGCAAACCGGCCACAGATGCTGGCAAACAAGGTAATAGTCCGGCAACCGGCAATAGCTCTTCCGGTAGTGGTGATTTTAAGGTAGCCCTTGTTTGTCCCGGCGCTGTCAATGACGGTGGTTGGAATGCCTCTGCTCTCGCAGGTCTGAACGATATCCAGTCTAAACTCGGGGCCAAGGTTGCTTATACGGAAAAAGTGGCTCCTGCCAATTATGCCCAGGTGATTCGTACCTATGCCCGCCAGGGTTATAATCTGATCTTCGGCCATGGGTATGAATTTAATGAAGCCATGAAAACAGTGGCCCCGGAATTTCCTAATACCAAATTTGTGGTTATTAACGGTAACGTTACTGGTCCTAATTTGGCTTCTACGAACTTTAAATTTGGCGAACTGGGTTACTTTACCGGTATGGCGGCTGGTATGGTAACTAAGAGTAACAAAGTGGGTGTGGTTGCTCCTGAAGCCTCGCCAACGGTGACCGCAGATATTGATACCTTTAAAGAAGGCGTAGCCAAAGTGAATCCAAAAGCCACCGTATCCGTTTCCTATACCGGCAGCTGGGAAGATATCCCCAAGGCCAAGGAAGCAGCCAAGGCTTTGTTATCCCAGGGGGATGATGTCTTACTGGTTATGGGTAACTCCTTCAGTATCGGCGTTTTCCAGGCCTGTAAGGATGCCAATGCCAAGGCCATCGGTTGGGTATCAGACCAGAACTCTATGGCGCCAGATACTATTATTACCAGCGGTCTCCAATCAGTCGAAACTCTCTATGTCGATATGGCCCAGATGGTTAAAGACGGCAAATTCGAAGGTAAAAACAATATTTTTGGCATGAAAGAAAGTGCCCAATCTCTAGCACCTTTTAAGAACGTACCCCAGGATGTTGTTGATAAAGTCCAGGGCGCTGTTAAGGATTACCTGGCTGGCAAACTCAGTATTAAAACGATGTACTAA
- a CDS encoding zinc-dependent alcohol dehydrogenase yields MKAIIFDAPGKLALRKVPEPEMAADEVLIKIDACGLCTWEQTIFAGVEPAKFPFWGGHEIAGTVIAVGPEVSPPVEIGQPVAVASLTRCGDCYYCRRGLDNHCLKAAEKPAGGRPWGPAGFAEYIAVPRYMVHPLANTQNSQAGILAEPLACVVRAVKRANLRNGDTAVVIGAGLMGLLFILVARYYGAQVIVSQPSALRRQKAVALGADYALDPRQEKLVDFVRRHTEGYGANAVFYTAGGQQAIADGLQALAKDGRLVVYAPIHPDSAMTLNINDFHYREITLTGSLMHDHQSFVTAAELISKGVIELSLFNVLPMPFTQMEAAIEKAKDRSIHRVMLYWPD; encoded by the coding sequence GTGAAGGCTATAATTTTTGACGCCCCAGGGAAATTAGCCCTGCGCAAAGTACCCGAACCGGAAATGGCAGCCGACGAAGTTTTAATCAAAATTGACGCCTGCGGCCTCTGCACTTGGGAGCAAACTATTTTTGCTGGGGTTGAACCGGCAAAGTTTCCCTTTTGGGGTGGGCACGAAATCGCCGGCACCGTCATTGCTGTGGGGCCTGAGGTGTCACCTCCTGTGGAAATAGGCCAACCAGTAGCCGTAGCCAGCCTCACCCGCTGCGGGGATTGTTACTATTGCCGGCGCGGACTGGATAATCACTGCTTAAAAGCAGCCGAAAAGCCGGCAGGGGGCCGTCCCTGGGGGCCGGCTGGCTTTGCGGAATATATTGCCGTGCCGCGCTATATGGTTCACCCCCTGGCCAACACACAGAATTCACAGGCCGGAATTCTAGCCGAACCCCTAGCCTGCGTGGTCCGGGCCGTAAAACGGGCTAACTTAAGGAATGGGGATACGGCCGTAGTAATTGGTGCCGGTTTAATGGGGCTCCTTTTTATTCTCGTAGCCAGGTATTACGGAGCCCAAGTAATTGTCAGCCAGCCGAGTGCCCTCCGCCGGCAAAAGGCCGTTGCCCTCGGCGCGGACTATGCCCTCGACCCGCGCCAGGAAAAACTGGTGGATTTTGTCCGCCGCCATACCGAAGGTTACGGCGCTAACGCCGTTTTTTATACCGCCGGCGGCCAGCAAGCAATAGCAGATGGCCTGCAGGCCTTAGCCAAAGATGGCCGCCTGGTAGTTTACGCTCCTATCCATCCGGATTCCGCTATGACTCTAAATATAAATGATTTTCATTACCGGGAGATAACCCTCACCGGAAGTCTCATGCATGATCATCAGAGTTTTGTTACTGCTGCCGAGTTAATCTCCAAGGGGGTGATAGAATTATCCCTGTTCAATGTCTTGCCCATGCCCTTCACCCAGATGGAAGCGGCAATCGAAAAAGCCAAGGATAGGAGTATTCACCGCGTCATGCTCTATTGGCCGGATTGA
- a CDS encoding ABC transporter permease gives MFLLHIFTEADFYNAAIRLTVPLLLAATGGLFSERAGVLNLGLEGMMLMGSFFGYLGALYSHSVIIGLLIAALSGGLLALLHAYMSITVKVDQIVTAVGINMLALGITSTVFRLIFGTNLNQLESPGMVPVNFGALSKIPFLGHVFFDQVPLVYVALVLVLLANYILYHTFWGLAIRAAGEHPQALDVAGIDVLKVRYVAVVISGLLAGLGGAAVTLSGINTFYDNITAGRGFIAFAAIVFGKWTAFGTALATLLFGAGEALQLRLQAFNFPIPYQFFLMLPYALTLVALIFFMGPSKGPAASGAPYNKDKARGHRRRPTKASQSGANL, from the coding sequence ATGTTTCTGCTGCATATATTCACCGAGGCCGATTTCTATAACGCGGCCATCCGCCTAACAGTTCCCCTCCTGCTGGCGGCCACGGGCGGGCTTTTTAGCGAGCGCGCCGGCGTTTTAAACCTGGGACTGGAAGGCATGATGCTCATGGGCTCTTTTTTCGGCTATCTGGGTGCCCTTTATTCCCATAGCGTGATAATCGGCCTCCTGATTGCAGCCCTCAGTGGTGGCCTGCTGGCCCTCCTGCATGCTTACATGAGCATTACGGTCAAGGTGGATCAGATTGTAACTGCCGTAGGTATTAATATGTTAGCCCTGGGGATAACCAGTACTGTGTTTCGCTTGATTTTCGGCACCAACCTTAACCAGTTGGAATCACCGGGTATGGTACCGGTGAACTTCGGGGCTTTGAGTAAAATACCTTTCCTGGGCCATGTATTCTTTGACCAGGTCCCCCTGGTCTATGTGGCCCTCGTCCTGGTCCTTTTGGCCAACTATATCCTTTACCACACCTTCTGGGGACTGGCCATCAGGGCGGCGGGCGAACACCCCCAGGCCCTGGATGTGGCTGGCATTGACGTCCTTAAAGTTCGTTACGTGGCGGTGGTAATCAGCGGTCTCCTGGCCGGATTGGGTGGAGCCGCCGTCACCTTAAGCGGTATCAATACCTTCTACGATAATATTACCGCCGGTCGTGGTTTTATCGCCTTTGCCGCCATTGTCTTTGGTAAATGGACGGCCTTCGGTACCGCCCTGGCCACCCTTCTATTCGGCGCCGGCGAAGCCCTCCAATTACGCCTGCAGGCATTTAATTTCCCCATACCCTATCAATTCTTTTTAATGTTGCCCTATGCCCTGACCCTGGTAGCCCTCATCTTTTTCATGGGGCCTTCCAAAGGCCCTGCTGCCAGCGGGGCTCCCTATAACAAAGATAAAGCCCGCGGTCACCGCCGCCGGCCCACCAAGGCATCGCAATCGGGGGCGAATTTATGA
- a CDS encoding flavodoxin family protein: MVKLLGICGSPRKAATEYILTEALQAAAEIEGVTTQLLTLRGKKINFCLHCDRCVKNELDYCPTFDDDMRPVYQTFYEADAYLLASPVYNMGASGQIVTFLNRFRPTYTILKKDPNYFSRKVGGAIAIGGTRNGGQETALNVLLGFYYTHGILVVSGGLGIYHGAAIWSQDRKVEGAREDVTGVANARTIARRVAEAAIMLKSGKGLLNHETETIARR; encoded by the coding sequence TTGGTTAAACTTCTGGGCATTTGCGGTAGTCCTCGAAAGGCAGCCACCGAATATATTCTGACGGAAGCCTTGCAGGCGGCAGCTGAAATTGAAGGTGTAACTACGCAACTGCTTACTCTCAGAGGCAAAAAAATAAACTTCTGCCTGCACTGCGACCGTTGCGTTAAGAATGAGCTGGATTACTGCCCCACTTTTGACGATGATATGCGCCCCGTTTACCAGACTTTTTACGAAGCCGACGCTTACCTCCTGGCCTCCCCCGTCTATAACATGGGGGCCAGCGGGCAAATAGTTACTTTTTTAAACCGTTTTCGGCCAACTTATACCATATTAAAAAAGGATCCCAATTATTTTTCCCGGAAGGTAGGTGGTGCCATCGCCATCGGTGGTACTCGTAATGGCGGCCAGGAAACAGCCCTGAATGTTTTGCTGGGGTTTTATTACACCCATGGCATCCTGGTGGTCAGCGGCGGCCTGGGTATTTATCATGGCGCTGCTATCTGGAGCCAGGATCGTAAGGTGGAAGGGGCGAGGGAGGATGTGACCGGGGTAGCGAACGCCCGGACTATTGCCCGGCGGGTTGCCGAAGCGGCTATAATGCTAAAAAGTGGAAAGGGTCTACTTAATCATGAAACAGAAACTATTGCCAGAAGGTGA
- a CDS encoding LacI family DNA-binding transcriptional regulator: MALDMKAIAEQAGVSVATVSRALSRPEMVRPATREKILALVEDLGYKPNPLARGLVTGRTGQIALVVPTLNNPFFAQLVEGCQKFLIPRGYNLVIFSSQEYREKELTILRNLDQRRLDGLILSGSGFFPDDYHPILEQIRMPAVLIEHLADVPHLSSVYIDDYVGTTMAVQHLVNGGHRQLGVIAGSPHMLTTSRRLKAVKNVLKEANLPFTGRQLVYGDYSSLESGADSLKALFKTHHPPTAVFALNDILAIGALKAARELGLKIPEDLALIGFDDIPMAAYCNPPLSTIRSPSLELGQQAARLLLEQLSREKAPVKKVLLPVELVLRGSC, from the coding sequence TTGGCTTTGGACATGAAGGCAATCGCCGAACAAGCCGGAGTTTCGGTAGCTACTGTCTCCCGGGCCCTCAGCCGGCCGGAAATGGTGCGACCGGCTACTAGGGAAAAAATTTTGGCCTTAGTAGAGGATTTGGGTTATAAACCCAATCCCTTGGCTCGGGGTTTGGTTACAGGCAGGACAGGGCAAATTGCCTTGGTGGTGCCGACCTTAAATAATCCTTTCTTTGCCCAGTTAGTCGAAGGATGTCAAAAATTTTTGATCCCCAGGGGTTATAATCTGGTTATCTTCAGTTCCCAGGAATATAGGGAAAAAGAATTAACCATCCTCCGCAATCTGGATCAGAGGCGCCTCGACGGCCTCATCCTTTCGGGCTCGGGTTTTTTCCCCGACGATTATCACCCTATATTGGAACAAATTAGAATGCCGGCGGTTTTAATCGAACATTTAGCCGATGTCCCCCATTTGAGTTCCGTTTATATTGATGATTACGTCGGTACTACCATGGCCGTTCAGCACCTGGTTAATGGCGGCCACCGGCAGCTGGGGGTTATTGCCGGCAGCCCTCATATGCTGACCACCAGCCGGCGCCTGAAAGCTGTTAAAAATGTTTTAAAAGAGGCCAATCTCCCCTTTACCGGGAGGCAACTTGTTTATGGTGATTATTCCTCCCTGGAATCAGGGGCTGACAGCCTGAAGGCGTTATTTAAGACCCACCACCCACCGACGGCGGTATTTGCTTTAAATGATATCCTTGCCATTGGCGCCCTTAAGGCTGCCCGGGAGCTAGGTTTAAAAATTCCTGAGGATTTGGCGCTCATTGGCTTCGACGACATTCCCATGGCAGCTTATTGCAACCCTCCTTTGAGCACCATCCGTTCCCCCAGTTTAGAACTAGGCCAGCAGGCAGCCCGGCTCCTCCTTGAGCAATTAAGCCGGGAGAAGGCGCCGGTTAAAAAGGTTTTGTTGCCGGTTGAACTGGTATTAAGGGGTTCCTGTTAA